The following DNA comes from Leptospira neocaledonica.
GCTGCTGTTCCTGGACCAGGAATAAATTGTAATGCAATTGCTGTAGCCATAGATAATGCTGTGGATAGCGCCTGTTGGTCTTGTTCCTTCCTCGCTTCTTTTGCAGCCTGTCTTCTATCAAATTCCTGCCAGAGCTGGGAAAGCATTTCTGGATCCATATTCCCGAAAGAAGGAGCAATGGCCGTTGCTATTTGTAAGTAGATCTCTTCTTTAAGCGCTTGTTTATACTGACCTTTTAAATCTCCCTTTGCAAGATCACTCTGGAGATCCTTTCCACGAGAATATTCTGCCGCTTCTTTACCTTGGGCTTTGATTGAATCATCTAAACTATTTAATACTTTATCAGTGAGCAAAGTATTATTGATCGCTTTGACCATACCTATATTCGAAAGATCGCCTCCGAGTACGGTAGCAGTGTAATGCACTGATTCGGCAAGCAAGCTAGATGCCCCTACTATCACTTCGGATACTCCCTTTACAAGGACCGATCCGATCGGCTTTGTTATATC
Coding sequences within:
- a CDS encoding TIGR04388 family protein; translated protein: DKYVAQEKKRAQDNAIAQASGASTMVSIAQTILSGGSGMDWAKQQVKEMTKSAVSTAVSKATGIPPDVISAYFDYKADKKAKQKAQQEMDLRLAVVCLPCAIMNQIPGIRDITKPIGSVLVKGVSEVIVGASSLLAESVHYTATVLGGDLSNIGMVKAINNTLLTDKVLNSLDDSIKAQGKEAAEYSRGKDLQSDLAKGDLKGQYKQALKEEIYLQIATAIAPSFGNMDPEMLSQLWQEFDRRQAAKEARKEQDQQALSTALSMATAIALQFIPGPGTAA